From Acidothermus cellulolyticus 11B, a single genomic window includes:
- a CDS encoding catalase encodes MTETTRPVTTTDAGIPAASDEYSLTVGAGGPILLQDHYLIQKMAQFNRERVPERVVHAKGGGAFGFFETTEDVSQFTKADLFQPGRRCEVLVRFSTVAGEQGSPDTWRDPRGFAVKFYTQQGNYDLVGNNTPIFFIRDPQKFQDFIHSQKRRADSGLRDHNMQWDFWTLSPESAHQVTWLMGDRGIPKTWRHMNGYGSHTFLWQNAGGERFWIKYHFKTDQGIDFLTQDEADRIAGEDADFHRRDLYEAIRRGEHPSWTLYVQVMPFHEAADYRFNPFDLTKVWPHGDYPLIKVGRMVLNRNPDNFFAQIEQAAFEPANMVPGIGPSPDRMLLGRLFSYPDTHRYRIGTNYLQLPVNRPKVPVHSYNRDGAMRYENPGDPVYAPNSYGGPQADPSYELPSWFVEGGEIVRTAYVKHRDDDDFVQAGTLYRKVLDDAARDRLVDNITRHLKQGVSTPVLERAFEYWRSVDPDLGARVAKNFGR; translated from the coding sequence ATGACGGAAACGACACGTCCGGTGACGACGACGGATGCCGGGATTCCCGCGGCGAGCGACGAATATTCGCTCACCGTCGGCGCCGGCGGCCCGATCCTGCTGCAAGACCACTACCTCATTCAGAAAATGGCCCAATTCAATCGGGAACGAGTTCCCGAACGGGTCGTGCATGCCAAGGGCGGCGGTGCTTTTGGCTTCTTCGAAACGACGGAAGACGTCTCGCAGTTCACGAAGGCGGATCTGTTTCAGCCGGGACGCCGCTGCGAGGTTCTGGTACGTTTCTCGACCGTGGCGGGCGAGCAAGGTTCGCCGGACACCTGGCGGGACCCGCGCGGCTTTGCGGTGAAGTTCTACACCCAGCAGGGCAACTATGACCTGGTGGGCAACAACACGCCCATCTTCTTCATCCGCGATCCGCAGAAATTCCAGGATTTCATTCACTCACAGAAGCGGCGGGCGGACAGCGGTCTGCGCGACCATAACATGCAGTGGGACTTTTGGACGCTGTCGCCGGAATCCGCACACCAGGTCACGTGGCTGATGGGCGACCGCGGAATTCCCAAGACCTGGCGGCACATGAATGGTTACGGGTCGCACACCTTCCTCTGGCAGAACGCCGGCGGGGAGCGTTTTTGGATCAAGTATCACTTCAAAACCGATCAGGGCATCGATTTTCTCACCCAGGACGAAGCCGACCGGATCGCCGGTGAAGACGCCGATTTTCACCGCCGTGACCTCTATGAGGCCATCCGGCGCGGCGAGCACCCGTCGTGGACGCTCTACGTCCAGGTGATGCCCTTCCACGAAGCCGCCGACTACCGGTTCAATCCCTTTGACCTCACGAAGGTTTGGCCGCATGGCGATTACCCGCTCATCAAGGTCGGCCGGATGGTCCTGAACCGCAATCCGGACAACTTCTTCGCCCAGATCGAGCAAGCGGCCTTCGAACCGGCGAACATGGTTCCCGGCATCGGTCCGTCTCCGGATCGGATGCTCCTCGGCCGGCTCTTCTCCTACCCCGACACGCACCGGTACCGCATCGGCACCAATTACCTACAGCTGCCGGTCAACCGGCCCAAGGTTCCCGTGCACTCGTACAACCGCGACGGCGCGATGCGGTACGAAAACCCGGGCGACCCGGTATACGCACCGAACTCGTACGGCGGGCCGCAGGCCGACCCGAGCTACGAACTCCCGTCCTGGTTCGTCGAGGGCGGAGAAATTGTCCGGACGGCGTACGTCAAGCACCGGGACGATGACGACTTCGTGCAGGCCGGCACGTTGTATCGCAAGGTGCTGGACGACGCGGCCCGCGATCGGCTGGTCGACAACATCACCCGCCACCTCAAGCAGGGGGTCAGCACACCGGTTCTGGAACGTGCCTTTGAGTACTGGCGCAGCGTCGATCCCGATCTCGGCGCCCGGGTCGCCAAGAATTTCGGCCGCTAG
- a CDS encoding Fur family transcriptional regulator — MSEVPGSPGVRSPVDRLRAAGMRVTPARLAVLQELPVGVHRSVDEIATAVRRTLGAVSLQAVYNVLDALAGAGLVRRIEPLGHPARYESRVSDNHHHLVCRVCGAIADVDCAVGVVPCLSPADAAGYLVDEAEVTYWGLCPQCQNHRRPSADHGGTTAGPTEKHHVPARGEGGDR; from the coding sequence GTGAGCGAGGTTCCCGGGTCTCCGGGGGTGCGGTCCCCTGTCGACCGGTTGCGGGCGGCTGGAATGCGCGTGACGCCCGCGCGGCTTGCCGTGCTGCAGGAACTTCCGGTCGGGGTGCACCGATCGGTCGACGAGATCGCGACGGCGGTGCGGCGGACCCTTGGCGCGGTTTCCCTCCAGGCGGTGTACAACGTGCTGGATGCTCTTGCCGGCGCCGGTCTCGTTCGCCGGATCGAGCCGCTGGGACATCCGGCCCGTTACGAATCGCGGGTTTCCGACAACCACCATCACCTGGTCTGCCGAGTCTGCGGTGCGATAGCGGATGTCGACTGCGCCGTCGGCGTCGTGCCGTGTCTGTCACCCGCCGATGCAGCGGGTTATCTCGTCGACGAAGCAGAAGTCACGTATTGGGGACTCTGCCCGCAATGTCAGAACCATCGCCGACCGTCCGCCGACCACGGCGGGACAACGGCCGGACCCACCGAGAAGCATCATGTGCCGGCACGAGGTGAAGGAGGAGACCGATGA
- a CDS encoding C40 family peptidase codes for MLAALCVAVTLVAGWPADAFAAKPSTTAAIAKAQQQLDQLNIASEKAVEAYDQAQNAFAAASARLAAQQKAVANAKLQLAALQEKIRGLAVLEYESGGTTPLIALLVSGDPQTSFRRVDLLAQVNRYHEADLVAVAAAAQKLEQSEKVLAETVAAQRKALGEVSAKKAAVEKLIAKQQALLASLHVKAQQEDAAARAAAQAAAQAAARQYLAAPRVSRSAPRVLADASQPSDGGVAPPAPSGSGAAAALAFAYAQLGKPYVFGGAGPYGYDCSGLTMRAWQAAGVQLSHSAEAQRHEGRPIPLSAVQPGDLIFWGIPAWHVAIYIGGGRVITAPHTGTVVQIQSIWGSPSGAVRP; via the coding sequence ATGCTGGCTGCTCTCTGCGTGGCCGTGACCCTGGTTGCCGGGTGGCCGGCGGACGCCTTCGCCGCCAAGCCGAGCACGACGGCCGCTATTGCGAAGGCGCAGCAGCAGCTCGATCAGCTGAATATCGCGTCGGAGAAGGCGGTCGAGGCATACGACCAGGCGCAGAACGCGTTCGCGGCGGCGTCCGCGCGGTTGGCGGCGCAACAGAAGGCGGTCGCGAACGCGAAGCTTCAACTGGCTGCCCTGCAGGAAAAGATCCGCGGTCTAGCCGTCCTGGAGTATGAGAGCGGAGGCACGACCCCGCTCATCGCCCTTCTCGTCTCAGGCGATCCGCAGACGTCATTCCGGCGAGTGGATCTGCTTGCGCAGGTCAACCGCTACCACGAAGCAGACCTCGTGGCCGTAGCGGCTGCAGCGCAGAAGCTGGAACAGAGTGAGAAGGTCCTGGCGGAAACCGTTGCCGCTCAACGCAAGGCGCTTGGCGAGGTCAGCGCGAAGAAGGCAGCGGTCGAGAAGTTGATTGCCAAGCAGCAGGCGTTGCTCGCGTCCCTGCACGTGAAAGCCCAACAGGAGGACGCAGCGGCGCGGGCCGCTGCTCAGGCGGCGGCTCAGGCGGCGGCGCGTCAGTATCTTGCCGCGCCGAGGGTCTCCCGGTCTGCGCCGCGGGTCCTGGCCGATGCGTCGCAGCCGTCGGACGGAGGCGTGGCGCCTCCTGCGCCGAGCGGCTCGGGTGCCGCGGCCGCACTTGCGTTCGCGTATGCGCAACTCGGCAAGCCGTACGTGTTCGGTGGAGCCGGACCGTACGGGTACGACTGCTCGGGATTGACGATGCGGGCCTGGCAGGCCGCCGGGGTGCAGCTCAGCCACTCCGCGGAAGCCCAGCGGCACGAAGGACGGCCGATTCCGCTCTCCGCGGTCCAGCCTGGTGACCTGATCTTCTGGGGGATTCCGGCCTGGCACGTTGCCATCTACATCGGCGGCGGCCGCGTCATCACCGCGCCGCATACCGGGACGGTTGTACAAATTCAAAGCATTTGGGGATCCCCAAGCGGCGCGGTTCGTCCGTAG